In Gimesia benthica, a single window of DNA contains:
- a CDS encoding GNAT family N-acetyltransferase: protein MSFDIQPTLTGRLVKLRPLQEDDYDALFAVASDPLIWEQHPASDRYQPEVFQKFFRDAMESGGALLAIDQATGAVIGSSRYHGYNESASEVEIGWTFLARSHWGGPFNGEMKQLMLQHAFQFVDSVIFLIGPENIRSQRAVEKIGGVRDGSRTDGSGMESWLYRIRAGQEN from the coding sequence ATGTCATTCGATATACAACCCACACTGACCGGCAGGCTGGTGAAACTGCGTCCTCTGCAGGAGGACGATTATGACGCTTTGTTTGCGGTTGCCTCTGATCCGTTGATCTGGGAACAGCATCCGGCGTCTGACCGTTACCAGCCGGAGGTGTTTCAGAAATTCTTCCGGGACGCGATGGAATCGGGCGGGGCGTTGCTGGCGATCGATCAGGCGACCGGTGCCGTGATCGGTTCTTCACGCTACCACGGATATAACGAGAGTGCCTCCGAAGTGGAGATCGGCTGGACTTTTCTGGCACGTTCGCACTGGGGCGGACCGTTTAACGGCGAAATGAAGCAGCTGATGCTGCAGCACGCATTTCAGTTTGTGGATTCGGTGATCTTTCTGATCGGACCGGAAAACATTCGTTCGCAGCGGGCGGTGGAAAAGATCGGCGGAGTTCGTGACGGCAGCCGAACCGATGGATCGGGGATGGAGAGCTGGCTGTATCGGATCCGTGCGGGGCAAGAGAATTAG
- a CDS encoding serine/threonine protein kinase — protein MSEEHELIEGDLDQIIASLMRKIDQGEKIDAQQLVMDHPHLQAELEAYLADVALIEKLAGPTASEQCYASEWNVKAEQTVHYRQGGHSESGTESQLLQGRFGRYQIEKVLGQGAMGTVYLAEDLELERQVALKVPRLDDSESAEMVLERFYREARSAATLRHRGICPVYDVGCEEGVSYISMAFIPGLPLATCIAQGKINSQRKIGIVMRKLALALEAAHQQGVIHRDLKPANIMLDEDNEPVIMDFGLARQLGKQEAERLTVTGMVMGSPAYMSPEQVTGDIDAVGPQSDIYNLGVILYELLTGRLPFQGPAVVLIGQILTAEPVPPSRQVEGVAPELEAICLKMLAKKMDDRYQSMQEVVDGLTVFLKKSGQTFAAKSKRKSSTTAERQPASHWYDFRNGSVSGRAVFLAAALPIVFLLGAIVLLFRAGERTVQVTIDDPSAVVTIDGKQRVRFSGKQGEVELAIGSHEVTVTHNGTIVKGYDQFHFVVAENGNEPLVIEVLDQTAPPVEKPVAKPASESPPLDEPDPVLARLLAMMRQKPVMVQEFDFNRGPDKIGVSNVTFRNGRMLIEMNSGFHDGAWPWADGNGSGLIQVDVKLLEGAGWLVNLHTSEDIGFLIELKDGEMAARASLFGDRKNTLMPGYKLLEKEAPSRGLNQIDQLLILIEGRKITVFLNGKQCGEPFTLDFDIGKYSVLVGALNNNRDQMTKVEYERIRIFPLLPTPHTETEAATP, from the coding sequence ATGTCTGAAGAGCACGAACTGATAGAAGGCGATCTGGATCAGATTATTGCCAGTCTGATGCGGAAGATCGACCAGGGGGAGAAAATTGATGCTCAACAGCTGGTGATGGATCACCCGCATCTGCAGGCAGAGCTCGAAGCTTATCTGGCTGACGTGGCACTGATCGAAAAACTGGCCGGCCCTACTGCATCGGAGCAGTGTTATGCTTCCGAGTGGAATGTGAAGGCAGAGCAGACGGTTCATTATCGGCAGGGCGGTCATTCTGAGTCTGGTACAGAGAGCCAGCTGTTGCAGGGGCGTTTCGGTCGCTACCAGATTGAAAAGGTGCTGGGACAGGGGGCGATGGGAACTGTCTACCTGGCGGAGGATCTGGAACTGGAACGGCAGGTGGCATTGAAAGTGCCCAGGCTGGATGATTCCGAGTCGGCCGAGATGGTGCTGGAGCGTTTCTATCGTGAGGCGCGTTCCGCGGCCACACTGCGCCATCGAGGGATCTGTCCCGTCTATGATGTCGGGTGCGAGGAGGGAGTGAGTTACATCTCCATGGCTTTTATTCCCGGACTGCCGTTAGCGACTTGTATCGCCCAGGGAAAAATCAATTCGCAGCGGAAAATCGGGATCGTGATGCGCAAACTGGCTCTGGCGCTCGAAGCGGCGCATCAGCAGGGAGTGATCCACCGCGATCTCAAGCCGGCGAATATCATGCTGGATGAAGATAACGAGCCCGTAATTATGGACTTCGGACTGGCCCGTCAACTGGGAAAGCAGGAAGCGGAACGTCTGACAGTCACCGGCATGGTGATGGGTTCGCCGGCGTATATGTCTCCCGAACAGGTCACCGGCGACATTGATGCGGTGGGGCCACAGAGCGATATCTACAACCTGGGTGTCATCTTGTATGAACTGCTCACAGGCCGGCTGCCCTTCCAGGGACCAGCAGTGGTTCTGATCGGTCAGATTTTGACAGCAGAGCCCGTTCCCCCTTCCCGTCAGGTAGAGGGCGTCGCACCCGAACTCGAAGCGATCTGCCTGAAAATGCTGGCGAAGAAAATGGACGATCGTTACCAGTCGATGCAGGAAGTCGTCGATGGATTGACTGTGTTTCTTAAAAAGTCGGGACAGACCTTTGCAGCCAAAAGTAAGCGAAAGTCATCCACGACAGCGGAGCGGCAACCGGCGTCTCACTGGTATGACTTCCGGAATGGTTCTGTGTCAGGTCGGGCGGTGTTCCTGGCGGCTGCATTGCCGATCGTATTTCTGCTGGGGGCGATCGTCCTGTTGTTTCGTGCCGGTGAGCGGACCGTGCAGGTGACAATTGATGATCCGTCAGCCGTGGTGACCATCGATGGAAAACAGAGAGTCAGATTTTCAGGCAAGCAGGGTGAGGTTGAGTTGGCGATCGGCTCACACGAAGTGACTGTGACCCACAACGGGACTATCGTCAAAGGCTATGATCAGTTTCATTTTGTGGTTGCGGAAAACGGGAACGAACCGCTGGTCATCGAAGTGCTGGACCAGACCGCGCCGCCTGTTGAAAAACCAGTGGCAAAACCTGCCAGCGAAAGTCCTCCTCTGGACGAACCCGATCCCGTGCTGGCCCGACTGCTGGCGATGATGCGACAGAAGCCGGTCATGGTTCAGGAGTTTGACTTTAACCGTGGTCCTGACAAGATTGGCGTTTCAAATGTTACGTTTCGGAACGGTCGTATGTTGATCGAGATGAATTCGGGTTTCCATGATGGTGCCTGGCCCTGGGCCGACGGGAACGGATCGGGGCTGATTCAGGTGGATGTGAAGCTGCTGGAAGGCGCCGGCTGGCTGGTGAATCTGCACACTTCTGAAGATATCGGGTTTCTCATCGAATTGAAGGATGGGGAAATGGCCGCACGAGCTTCTCTGTTCGGGGATCGGAAGAATACGTTGATGCCCGGTTACAAACTACTTGAGAAAGAAGCACCATCCCGCGGGTTGAACCAGATCGATCAGTTACTGATTTTGATCGAAGGCCGCAAGATCACCGTGTTCTTAAATGGGAAACAGTGTGGCGAGCCGTTTACGCTCGATTTTGATATCGGTAAGTACAGTGTGCTGGTGGGGGCGTTGAATAATAACCGGGACCAGATGACGAAAGTGGAGTACGAACGGATCCGGATCTTCCCGCTGTTGCCTACACCGCATACAGAGACGGAGGCTGCTACCCCCTGA
- a CDS encoding sulfatase-like hydrolase/transferase, with product MFLFCAGEATSSAAPQSASTARRPNIILIMADDVSWECFSSYGAEDYETPHIDALAKQGIRFTNCYSTPLCTPSRVKLMTGKYNFRNYTHFGYLNPNEKTFGQLLQSAGYKTAIAGKWQLNGLYHKAEGCKDNTRPFKAGFDEYCLWQVTTGVKVKEGGGERFWSPPLEQNGKYLSIADNQGKYGPDIMSDFLCDFIRKNKDQPFFVYYPSTLVHNPFVPTPDTIGSAPRTQAANKQPKGKAARKANFVAMVSYLDQIVGKLVKQVEDVGQLENTLILFTADNGTNVQIKSQWNGQTIQGGKGSTTDMGTHVPLVAYWKGHTPQGVVLDDLVDFTDFYPTFAAMAGIKLGKGDPIDGRSFLPQLNGQAGEPREWVLNHYQPYWGRFQGDQYVRNAGFKLYRDGRFFHVPVDLTESQNLAAGQAGTEGEAARGMLQQTLSTIPPAPPVKGGPNAGARPNYPDWRNIVNPND from the coding sequence GTGTTTTTGTTTTGTGCGGGAGAGGCGACCTCATCAGCTGCTCCCCAGTCTGCGAGTACAGCCCGCCGACCGAATATTATTCTGATCATGGCGGATGACGTCAGCTGGGAATGTTTCAGCAGTTACGGGGCGGAAGATTACGAGACGCCGCACATCGATGCACTGGCGAAGCAGGGAATCCGGTTTACGAACTGTTATTCCACGCCGCTCTGTACGCCGTCCCGCGTGAAGCTCATGACGGGGAAATACAATTTTCGCAACTACACGCATTTCGGCTATTTGAATCCAAATGAGAAAACTTTCGGTCAGCTGCTGCAGTCGGCGGGTTACAAGACGGCGATCGCGGGGAAGTGGCAGCTGAACGGGCTGTATCACAAGGCGGAAGGTTGCAAGGATAATACGCGGCCGTTCAAAGCGGGCTTTGATGAGTATTGCCTGTGGCAGGTGACGACGGGAGTGAAAGTCAAAGAGGGGGGAGGCGAGCGGTTCTGGAGCCCGCCGCTGGAACAGAACGGCAAATATCTTTCGATTGCAGACAACCAGGGGAAGTACGGTCCGGACATCATGTCGGACTTCCTGTGCGACTTCATCAGAAAGAACAAGGATCAGCCGTTCTTTGTCTACTATCCGAGTACGCTGGTACACAATCCGTTTGTGCCCACGCCCGATACAATTGGATCGGCACCGCGAACACAGGCTGCGAACAAACAGCCCAAAGGGAAAGCGGCCCGGAAAGCCAACTTTGTGGCGATGGTCAGTTACCTGGATCAAATCGTAGGGAAGCTGGTCAAACAGGTGGAGGACGTCGGCCAGCTGGAGAACACGCTGATCCTGTTTACCGCCGACAATGGCACGAACGTGCAAATCAAATCTCAGTGGAACGGCCAGACGATTCAGGGCGGGAAGGGTTCGACTACCGACATGGGCACGCATGTGCCGCTGGTCGCTTACTGGAAAGGACACACGCCGCAAGGAGTGGTGCTGGACGACCTGGTTGATTTCACCGACTTCTATCCCACCTTCGCCGCGATGGCTGGGATCAAGCTGGGGAAAGGCGATCCCATCGACGGGCGCAGTTTTCTACCTCAGCTCAATGGCCAGGCAGGAGAGCCCCGGGAGTGGGTGCTGAATCACTACCAGCCTTACTGGGGCCGGTTCCAGGGGGATCAGTACGTGCGGAATGCGGGTTTCAAACTGTACCGCGACGGGCGATTCTTCCATGTGCCCGTCGATCTGACCGAAAGCCAGAACCTCGCCGCAGGCCAGGCCGGAACAGAGGGGGAAGCCGCACGCGGGATGTTGCAGCAGACGCTGTCGACCATTCCCCCCGCGCCACCGGTCAAGGGAGGCCCGAATGCAGGGGCACGGCCCAACTACCCGGACTGGCGGAATATTGTGAATCCGAATGATTAG
- a CDS encoding WD40 repeat domain-containing serine/threonine protein kinase, with protein sequence MIDQLRFDDYLEIDSVCDAYESGWTPDSALTLKSVLEQCPVPLRRFAFLELLKVDVELRQLKGVPAARIDYLKLYPEYREAIDAVIETAATEPQATLVSSSLASAEEGLTETENAGATESHFGRFILKSELGRGAFGTVFLAYDPTLDREVALKLPRFDQQDRERIDRFLAEAQIAAQLQHPHIVAVWERGQVGDQYYISAAYVQGETLKEYLDRTRPAIRQAVTWIRDLAEALAYAHEQNIIHRDMKPANVIINARQRPMIMDFGLAKRIDQELDLTSDGLIMGTPAYMSPEQARGQTQELGKQSDQYSLGGIFYELLTGKPRWSGKTHAVLLQLQTDPPPPEIAGPETPIPVDLIAVCQKMLEPAREDRYPDCQAIADDLTRWLDGHPVSVRRVSQFERFTRWCQRNRVISSLILSSALILVVSLTVVSFSLFAASEARDEARQNLAYAEIQEKEAVSERDNALIAAEEQRKESARNSLLLAGYNIRAGRFYEAEELLKAVDPQDRGWVWKLQSARIPRVLCTIPHPDGQEFKNANVYFDDSGEKLALAHVVDDRAVTWICDARTGKFLQRVGDDYHFVAPGGIGFTKGGRYLLVNLRNRMPNGLPSEGKLGVYDVEQNKIIATREKIRNFSPSRLESEQVVLQKINEKGQTHYLSWNFITGKEVDHGTGPYCLPFNFSVNPEGTELALRHKNLVSIGTADQEQTVSRTIMVRLGATHWNVSQDQKYVVGQLRDPWPWNRRNKMIPAGQAAVVQFPARMISVLETDDSVAHALFQYAELQSMTLNTFNQASGFALSTNDRYVVLNSGNTESSIPQKKEICWWHRETGEYLGKAMGTAVSPTGEQFATIEAKAVRVREAPLRIRRFHSETVETELAKWEPVQPHKRNRVYPNILYDQEEPWVVMIHDQGQDTVDLETRVVSLKHASDIFYEQARRVAFHAPTGILALINGNDFLDLFSLRTGEQVAHLRCDPWPVNTDLDFHPDGNLLAVGHADALVIWSIPEQKIIHRNHDLKFMEEGNGKLRFTPDGKYLFIYGKRIDTRTWQPTAEQPFETNRPIKFSPDSRLLSIDTREGLVQIHEVETGQMVHQIGTDAQAVYSQFHPREPLLAVARSDGQLEIFDTRTWDLVLDEPLPRGELVDLVFSAAGDSLAVGVQAKGTRRWFEFSSRQSE encoded by the coding sequence ATGATTGATCAACTGCGGTTCGATGATTATCTGGAAATCGATTCGGTCTGCGATGCTTATGAATCAGGCTGGACGCCGGACAGTGCGCTGACTTTAAAATCTGTCCTTGAGCAGTGCCCGGTACCACTACGGCGTTTTGCCTTCCTGGAACTGTTGAAGGTGGATGTCGAATTGCGGCAGTTAAAAGGAGTACCCGCAGCCCGCATCGATTATCTGAAGCTGTATCCCGAATATCGCGAGGCGATCGATGCGGTGATTGAGACAGCGGCGACGGAACCGCAGGCGACGCTGGTTTCATCCAGTCTGGCATCCGCGGAAGAGGGGCTGACAGAAACGGAAAACGCTGGAGCGACTGAATCCCACTTCGGTCGCTTTATTCTCAAGTCCGAGTTGGGGCGGGGGGCCTTCGGGACGGTGTTCCTGGCCTACGATCCGACACTGGATCGCGAGGTGGCCTTGAAACTGCCCCGTTTCGATCAACAGGATCGGGAGCGAATCGATCGATTTCTGGCTGAAGCACAGATCGCCGCCCAGTTGCAGCATCCGCACATTGTGGCTGTCTGGGAGCGGGGACAGGTTGGGGATCAGTATTATATTTCCGCTGCGTACGTCCAGGGCGAAACGCTAAAAGAGTACCTCGATCGCACACGCCCTGCAATCCGTCAGGCGGTCACCTGGATCCGGGATCTGGCAGAAGCGCTGGCTTACGCGCATGAGCAGAATATCATTCATCGGGATATGAAGCCGGCCAATGTGATTATCAACGCGCGTCAGCGTCCAATGATTATGGATTTCGGACTGGCCAAGCGGATTGACCAGGAACTCGATCTGACCTCCGATGGTCTGATCATGGGGACTCCTGCCTACATGTCGCCCGAACAGGCGCGAGGACAGACTCAGGAACTGGGGAAACAGAGCGATCAGTATTCACTGGGGGGCATCTTTTATGAACTGTTGACGGGCAAGCCTCGCTGGTCGGGCAAGACGCACGCCGTGTTGCTTCAACTGCAGACAGATCCGCCTCCCCCTGAGATCGCAGGTCCCGAGACTCCGATCCCCGTGGACCTGATTGCCGTTTGTCAGAAAATGCTGGAGCCTGCTCGCGAGGATCGCTATCCGGACTGTCAGGCGATTGCCGATGATCTCACCCGCTGGCTGGACGGGCATCCTGTTTCGGTGCGTCGCGTATCGCAGTTCGAACGATTTACCAGATGGTGTCAACGGAACAGGGTGATCAGTAGCCTGATTCTCTCGAGTGCGCTGATACTCGTGGTCAGTCTGACGGTTGTTTCTTTTTCCCTGTTTGCAGCATCCGAAGCCCGTGATGAAGCCCGGCAGAACCTGGCTTATGCGGAGATTCAGGAAAAAGAGGCTGTCAGTGAGAGGGACAATGCCCTGATAGCGGCGGAGGAGCAGCGTAAAGAGTCGGCGCGGAACAGCCTATTGCTGGCGGGATACAATATACGTGCAGGACGCTTTTATGAAGCGGAAGAACTGCTGAAAGCCGTCGATCCGCAGGATCGTGGTTGGGTCTGGAAACTGCAGTCCGCGCGGATTCCACGGGTATTGTGTACGATTCCCCATCCGGATGGGCAGGAGTTTAAAAATGCGAACGTCTATTTTGACGATTCAGGGGAGAAGCTGGCGCTGGCGCATGTGGTCGATGACCGCGCCGTGACCTGGATCTGTGATGCCCGTACGGGAAAATTCCTGCAGCGTGTGGGGGACGATTATCATTTTGTGGCGCCGGGGGGAATCGGTTTCACAAAAGGGGGGCGTTATCTGCTGGTGAATTTGCGGAACCGGATGCCCAACGGACTGCCTTCCGAAGGGAAGCTGGGCGTGTACGACGTCGAGCAAAATAAAATCATTGCCACTCGGGAGAAGATTCGCAATTTTTCTCCCAGCCGATTAGAGTCCGAACAGGTCGTGCTGCAGAAAATCAATGAGAAGGGGCAGACGCATTACCTGTCCTGGAACTTCATTACAGGAAAAGAGGTCGATCATGGGACCGGGCCGTATTGTCTGCCTTTCAATTTCAGCGTGAACCCGGAGGGAACCGAACTGGCACTGCGTCATAAAAACCTGGTCTCAATAGGTACGGCTGACCAGGAGCAGACGGTATCCCGGACAATCATGGTTCGCCTGGGCGCGACTCACTGGAATGTCTCTCAGGATCAGAAGTACGTGGTGGGGCAGCTCAGAGATCCCTGGCCCTGGAACCGACGCAATAAAATGATTCCCGCGGGTCAGGCCGCGGTTGTGCAGTTTCCGGCACGGATGATTTCGGTACTGGAAACTGATGATTCCGTGGCGCATGCCCTGTTTCAGTATGCCGAGTTGCAGAGTATGACATTAAATACCTTTAACCAGGCCAGTGGTTTTGCGCTCTCCACGAACGATCGCTACGTGGTTTTGAATTCCGGGAACACCGAAAGTTCGATTCCCCAGAAAAAAGAGATCTGCTGGTGGCACAGAGAGACCGGGGAATACCTGGGAAAAGCGATGGGGACGGCAGTCAGTCCAACAGGCGAACAGTTCGCGACCATCGAAGCCAAGGCGGTCAGGGTCCGCGAAGCACCACTGCGCATCCGCCGGTTTCACTCAGAGACTGTGGAGACAGAGCTGGCCAAATGGGAGCCCGTTCAGCCTCACAAACGGAACCGCGTCTATCCGAATATCCTGTATGATCAGGAAGAACCCTGGGTGGTAATGATCCATGATCAGGGGCAGGATACTGTGGACCTCGAAACGCGGGTTGTCAGTCTGAAGCATGCCTCGGACATCTTTTATGAACAGGCCCGTCGCGTTGCCTTTCACGCACCCACGGGGATTCTGGCGTTGATCAATGGGAATGATTTCCTGGATCTGTTCTCGCTGAGGACCGGTGAGCAGGTCGCTCATCTTCGCTGTGATCCCTGGCCCGTCAATACTGACCTGGATTTTCATCCCGACGGAAACCTGCTGGCAGTAGGGCACGCCGATGCACTCGTGATCTGGTCGATTCCGGAGCAGAAGATCATCCATCGCAATCACGATCTCAAATTCATGGAGGAAGGAAATGGCAAGCTGCGATTTACCCCGGATGGAAAATACCTGTTCATTTATGGAAAACGTATCGACACCAGGACCTGGCAGCCGACGGCAGAGCAACCCTTTGAAACGAACCGACCAATAAAGTTTTCACCGGACAGCAGGCTGCTGTCGATCGATACCCGGGAGGGACTGGTGCAGATTCACGAGGTCGAAACTGGTCAAATGGTGCATCAGATCGGAACCGATGCGCAGGCGGTTTATTCTCAGTTTCATCCCCGCGAGCCGTTACTGGCGGTCGCACGCAGTGACGGGCAACTGGAGATCTTTGATACACGCACCTGGGATCTCGTACTCGATGAGCCACTGCCTCGCGGCGAACTGGTGGATCTGGTTTTCAGTGCCGCCGGGGATTCCCTGGCCGTGGGGGTCCAGGCAAAGGGGACACGGCGTTGGTTCGAATTTTCCAGTCGACAGTCTGAATGA
- a CDS encoding NHL repeat-containing protein gives MFQHQLHRRDFLYQSLLTGACALGAGRLAAEEQQLPVFGQGTFRYRPVAGWGVLDERTPVKNCSAMVVDARGRIYLLTDHCANNVIVYDRDGKLLKKWGTRFPGAHGLEIVQEEGREVLFITDLNLHRVFKTTLDGEILMELTYPKSTGKYASEKEYRPAWTLHLPNGDFFVLDGYGKDYILRYNRAGKLLDYFGGPEGGIAHWGPHGGVIDTRGPGEPELVIAMSDQQTIKRLTLEGKLIEEISLPGSNPRMIQIVGEYMFVPHLADNWPKDRESKGYISVLDRDYKIVSNIGGTAPRYVNGKLQPMSQQGGFFRHPHDLVVAADGAIYVPQFASGNTYPVKLVPEV, from the coding sequence ATGTTTCAACACCAACTGCATCGACGCGATTTTCTTTATCAGAGTCTGCTCACCGGGGCCTGTGCGCTGGGGGCGGGGCGACTGGCTGCGGAAGAACAGCAGTTGCCCGTGTTCGGGCAGGGGACGTTTCGTTATCGGCCTGTCGCCGGGTGGGGTGTGCTGGATGAGCGGACGCCGGTGAAGAACTGCAGTGCGATGGTGGTCGATGCGCGGGGACGGATTTATCTGCTGACCGATCATTGTGCGAATAATGTGATCGTGTATGACAGGGACGGGAAGCTGCTGAAGAAATGGGGCACGCGGTTTCCCGGAGCCCATGGTCTGGAGATCGTGCAGGAAGAGGGGCGGGAGGTGCTGTTCATTACCGATCTCAATCTGCACCGGGTCTTCAAGACGACGCTGGACGGCGAAATTCTGATGGAATTGACCTATCCCAAATCAACGGGTAAGTATGCCAGTGAGAAAGAGTATCGCCCCGCCTGGACGCTGCATCTGCCGAACGGGGATTTCTTCGTACTCGACGGTTACGGCAAAGATTACATCCTGCGTTACAACCGTGCGGGAAAGCTGCTGGATTACTTTGGCGGTCCGGAAGGGGGCATCGCCCACTGGGGGCCTCACGGGGGCGTGATAGATACGCGTGGCCCGGGGGAACCCGAACTGGTCATCGCGATGAGCGATCAGCAGACGATCAAGCGACTCACGCTGGAAGGGAAGCTGATCGAGGAGATATCGCTGCCTGGTTCGAATCCGCGGATGATTCAGATTGTGGGCGAATATATGTTCGTGCCTCACCTGGCGGATAACTGGCCGAAAGACCGGGAGAGCAAGGGGTATATTTCGGTGCTGGATCGTGATTATAAAATTGTGTCGAATATCGGCGGGACGGCACCACGTTATGTGAATGGTAAGTTGCAGCCGATGTCGCAACAGGGGGGCTTCTTCCGGCATCCGCATGACCTGGTGGTTGCTGCGGACGGAGCGATTTATGTGCCGCAGTTCGCGTCCGGGAATACGTATCCGGTCAAGCTGGTGCCTGAAGTCTGA
- a CDS encoding sulfatase/phosphatase domain-containing protein yields the protein MKIPFVAWAPEYLPAGEVRDDLIAQIDLSATSLALAGIEIPEWMQGRPLFGSQAKPRAYVVSARDRCDETVDHIRSIRKGNFKYICNYLPQRPYLQPCKYKDGKPFMPVLRELNAAGKLNAVQSLHLAETRPEEELYDLTQDPWEIHNLADDPAYKQQVAQMRCLLANWELETDDRGRFPESEAMYDSDMAPYLAKSRKRDPAEAKQLEANINLMKRWRAEGK from the coding sequence GTGAAAATCCCGTTTGTTGCCTGGGCTCCAGAGTATTTACCCGCGGGAGAAGTACGCGATGATCTGATTGCACAGATTGATCTCTCCGCGACGAGTCTGGCTCTGGCGGGAATCGAAATTCCGGAGTGGATGCAGGGACGTCCCCTGTTTGGTTCGCAGGCGAAGCCGCGTGCGTATGTGGTGTCAGCCCGCGACCGTTGTGATGAAACCGTAGATCACATTCGCAGTATTCGGAAAGGCAATTTCAAGTATATTTGCAATTACCTGCCTCAACGCCCGTATCTACAGCCGTGTAAATATAAGGACGGGAAACCGTTCATGCCGGTGCTGCGCGAATTAAATGCTGCGGGAAAGTTGAATGCGGTGCAGTCTCTGCACCTGGCTGAGACGCGGCCGGAAGAAGAGCTCTACGATCTGACGCAAGATCCCTGGGAGATCCACAATCTGGCTGACGACCCGGCGTACAAACAGCAGGTCGCACAAATGCGGTGTCTGCTGGCCAACTGGGAACTCGAGACGGATGACCGGGGTCGTTTCCCTGAATCAGAGGCGATGTACGATAGTGATATGGCGCCCTACCTGGCAAAGAGTCGTAAGCGGGATCCGGCTGAGGCGAAGCAGCTGGAAGCAAATATCAATTTGATGAAACGCTGGCGTGCTGAAGGCAAATGA
- a CDS encoding sulfatase-like hydrolase/transferase, protein MKRAPVKRLLFLLLLTLTVVLPVRAEESVRKPGTKREGKPNIVWILVDDMSCHFGYQGEQLVKTPHVDQLAREGVIFSNAYATAPVCSAFRSAVITGMYQTTIGAHHHRSSRGELKIHLPEGMQTIPELFRAAGYFTTNANPEGTRPGKEDYNFVYQKADLYDGFDWRKRAPGQPFFAQYQLQGGKLRNVDRWYAEVKVGLKQLVTADEVTLPPYYPDHPVIREDWAAYLNSVSYTDYQVGKILQQMKEENVLDNTIVFFLTDHGISHARANSSSMRKG, encoded by the coding sequence GTGAAACGCGCTCCTGTCAAAAGATTACTGTTTCTGCTGTTGCTCACCTTGACTGTGGTGCTTCCTGTGCGGGCGGAAGAGTCCGTGAGGAAACCTGGTACAAAGCGGGAGGGGAAGCCGAACATCGTCTGGATCCTGGTAGACGATATGTCGTGTCACTTTGGTTACCAGGGAGAACAACTGGTTAAGACACCGCATGTCGATCAACTCGCGCGGGAAGGTGTCATCTTTAGTAATGCTTATGCGACGGCGCCGGTCTGTTCTGCATTCCGCTCAGCGGTGATCACGGGGATGTACCAGACCACAATTGGTGCGCATCATCATCGCAGCTCCCGGGGAGAATTAAAGATTCATTTACCGGAAGGGATGCAGACGATCCCTGAGCTGTTTCGTGCAGCCGGTTATTTCACTACGAATGCCAACCCGGAGGGGACCCGCCCGGGAAAAGAAGATTACAACTTCGTTTACCAGAAAGCGGATCTCTACGATGGATTCGACTGGAGAAAACGGGCGCCCGGCCAACCGTTCTTTGCGCAGTATCAACTTCAGGGCGGGAAACTGCGAAATGTGGATCGCTGGTATGCAGAAGTCAAAGTCGGTCTGAAACAGCTCGTAACGGCAGACGAAGTCACGCTGCCGCCTTACTACCCGGACCATCCCGTGATCCGCGAAGACTGGGCTGCCTATTTGAACTCCGTGTCCTACACCGATTATCAGGTGGGGAAAATCCTCCAGCAGATGAAAGAGGAAAATGTTCTCGACAATACGATTGTCTTTTTTCTGACTGATCATGGCATCAGTCATGCCCGGGCAAACAGTTCCTCTATGAGGAAGGGGTGA